The Bacillus sp. (in: firmicutes) genome includes the window GTACACCTGAATTGAAAAAGGAAAAGATTAGTGGTTCATTAGAAATTCCTCAGTCAGAGTTATCAAACCATTTATCTGAATTACCTAAAGATAAAGAGTTAGTAGTTTACTGTTGGGATGTATGGTGTAACACTGCATCTAAATCTGCCATTGTTCTTTTAGAAAATGGATTTTCAGTGAGAGAATTAAGCGGAGGGATTGCCTCTTGGAAGACAATGAATTTACCCACTACTTCTTTACTTGAATCCAACAATGAATATGGATGTTAAAAGCAATGTAACATTATAAACGCTATTATGGTTATCTCTTTACTAAATCACATACAAAAAGCATGGCAAATTTCCATGCTTTTCGTATGTGATTTAGTCTGT containing:
- a CDS encoding rhodanese-like domain-containing protein, coding for MSKIEYFKSRVDSTFSPMDYLQAKKMNPDKYVLIDVRNGTPELKKEKISGSLEIPQSELSNHLSELPKDKELVVYCWDVWCNTASKSAIVLLENGFSVRELSGGIASWKTMNLPTTSLLESNNEYGC